In the genome of Pseudomonas putida, one region contains:
- the hscB gene encoding co-chaperone HscB — translation MGTPCHFALFDLQPGFRLDLDKLASRYRELAREVHPDRFADASEREQRVALEKSAALNDAYQTLRSAPSRARYLLAISGHEVPQEVTVRDPDFLLQQMQWREELEELQDEADLDGVAVFKKRLKAAQETLNEDFAACWDVAAERDKAERLMRRMQFLDKLAQEVRQLEERLDD, via the coding sequence GTGGGTACTCCTTGCCATTTCGCTCTGTTTGACCTCCAGCCTGGCTTCCGTCTGGACCTCGATAAGTTGGCTAGCCGCTACCGCGAGCTGGCCCGCGAGGTCCATCCGGACCGTTTCGCCGATGCCTCCGAGCGCGAGCAGCGCGTGGCGCTGGAAAAGTCGGCGGCACTGAACGACGCCTACCAGACCCTGCGCAGCGCGCCGAGCCGTGCCCGTTACCTGCTGGCTATCAGTGGCCATGAAGTGCCCCAGGAAGTGACCGTGCGCGATCCTGACTTCCTTCTGCAACAGATGCAGTGGCGAGAAGAGCTCGAAGAGCTGCAGGACGAAGCCGACCTGGACGGCGTAGCGGTGTTCAAAAAGCGCCTGAAGGCCGCACAGGAGACACTTAACGAGGACTTTGCCGCCTGCTGGGACGTGGCTGCCGAGCGTGACAAGGCCGAGCGCCTGATGCGCCGCATGCAGTTCCTCGACAAGCTCGCCCAGGAAGTGCGCCAACTCGAAGAGCGCCTCGACGATTAA
- a CDS encoding RodZ domain-containing protein, giving the protein MKAAHPEVAAATRQNPGEVLRQARESREWSQAEVARKLNLTVSSLNNLENGAFDKLPGHTFARGYIRAYAKLMDMDQAPLVEAFDHYTGTHAKGSEVHSLGRIEEPVRLSHNILRGVSLLLLVVVVGGGFFWWQDQGSLRGKDLAKIALEHVEVESADGTTQIHPLDEPEDQAVTEGQQPEGAPLPLEQTTEGSAPEAVISSEAPSTTTENSAATPAPQAPAAAPTANAPVVPAAVAAPVAPVAPAVSAPVTAAPIPAEVPAGNAKVQIQFTADCWTQVTDGNGKVLFSAIKRKGDSLDLNGKPPFSVRLGFARGAQVSYNGQPVDVAPFTSGETARLKLGQ; this is encoded by the coding sequence ATGAAAGCCGCGCACCCCGAAGTAGCAGCAGCGACTCGCCAGAATCCCGGTGAGGTCTTGCGCCAGGCCCGCGAGAGCCGGGAATGGTCGCAAGCCGAGGTGGCCCGTAAGCTCAACCTCACGGTAAGTTCGTTGAACAACCTTGAAAATGGCGCCTTCGACAAGCTGCCAGGGCATACCTTTGCCCGTGGTTACATCCGCGCCTATGCCAAGCTGATGGACATGGACCAGGCACCTCTGGTCGAGGCGTTCGATCACTACACCGGTACTCACGCCAAGGGCAGCGAGGTCCATTCGCTGGGCCGAATCGAAGAGCCGGTGCGCCTGTCGCACAATATCCTGCGTGGTGTCAGCCTGCTGCTGTTGGTGGTGGTCGTCGGCGGTGGCTTCTTCTGGTGGCAGGACCAGGGCAGCCTGCGCGGCAAGGACCTGGCCAAGATCGCCCTTGAGCATGTCGAGGTCGAGAGTGCCGATGGCACCACCCAGATCCATCCGCTGGACGAGCCGGAAGACCAGGCCGTGACCGAAGGCCAGCAACCTGAAGGCGCGCCGTTGCCGCTTGAGCAAACCACCGAAGGCTCCGCGCCTGAAGCTGTGATCAGCAGCGAAGCCCCGTCAACCACGACCGAAAACTCCGCAGCCACTCCGGCGCCCCAGGCTCCAGCCGCGGCCCCGACCGCCAATGCACCTGTCGTGCCTGCCGCCGTGGCTGCCCCGGTCGCCCCCGTCGCGCCTGCTGTCAGTGCACCGGTCACTGCCGCGCCGATCCCGGCCGAAGTGCCGGCAGGCAACGCCAAGGTTCAAATCCAGTTCACCGCCGATTGCTGGACCCAGGTCACCGACGGCAACGGCAAGGTGCTGTTCAGCGCCATCAAACGCAAGGGCGATAGCCTCGACCTGAATGGCAAGCCGCCGTTCTCGGTGCGCCTGGGCTTTGCCCGTGGCGCCCAGGTCAGCTACAACGGCCAGCCGGTCGACGTCGCTCCGTTCACCAGTGGCGAGACCGCTCGCCTGAAGTTGGGACAGTAA
- the fdx gene encoding ISC system 2Fe-2S type ferredoxin, producing MPQVIFLPHEKFCPDGLVVEVEPGTNILELAHEHHIEMESACGGVCACTTCHCIVREGFDSLEEADELEEDMLDKAWGLEAQSRLACQVIVGEEDLTIEIPKYSLNHAAEAPH from the coding sequence ATGCCCCAGGTGATTTTCCTGCCGCACGAGAAGTTTTGCCCGGATGGGCTGGTGGTGGAGGTGGAGCCAGGCACCAATATCCTGGAGCTGGCCCACGAGCACCACATCGAGATGGAGAGTGCCTGCGGTGGCGTTTGCGCCTGCACCACCTGCCATTGCATCGTCCGCGAGGGGTTCGACTCGCTGGAAGAGGCCGATGAGCTGGAAGAAGACATGCTGGACAAGGCCTGGGGCCTGGAAGCGCAATCGCGCCTGGCCTGCCAGGTGATCGTCGGGGAAGAAGACCTGACCATCGAGATCCCCAAGTATTCGCTCAACCACGCCGCCGAAGCGCCGCACTGA
- the iscX gene encoding Fe-S cluster assembly protein IscX codes for MSLKWIDVLEIAIQLAESKPDVDPRYVNFVDLHRWVLALPEFSDDPSRGGEKVLEAIQAAWIEEAD; via the coding sequence ATGAGCCTGAAATGGATTGATGTACTTGAGATCGCCATCCAGCTTGCGGAAAGCAAGCCGGACGTCGATCCTCGTTATGTGAATTTCGTCGATCTGCACCGCTGGGTGCTGGCTTTGCCAGAATTCAGCGACGATCCGTCACGCGGCGGTGAGAAAGTGCTCGAGGCCATCCAGGCGGCCTGGATCGAAGAAGCCGACTGA
- the ndk gene encoding nucleoside-diphosphate kinase, with translation MAVQRTFSIIKPDAVAKNVIGEITTRFEKAGLRVVASKMKQLSKAEAEGFYAEHKERGFFADLVAFMTSGPVIVQVLEGENAVLANRELMGATNPKEAAAGTIRADFAVSIDENAVHGSDSEASAAREIAYFFSATELCDRIR, from the coding sequence ATGGCTGTTCAACGTACTTTCTCCATCATCAAGCCTGACGCCGTTGCTAAAAACGTTATCGGCGAAATCACCACCCGTTTCGAGAAAGCCGGCCTGCGCGTCGTCGCTTCGAAGATGAAGCAACTGTCCAAAGCCGAGGCCGAAGGCTTCTACGCTGAGCACAAAGAGCGCGGTTTCTTCGCTGACCTGGTTGCCTTCATGACCTCCGGTCCTGTCATCGTCCAGGTTCTGGAAGGCGAAAACGCCGTTCTGGCCAACCGTGAGCTGATGGGCGCCACCAACCCGAAAGAAGCTGCTGCCGGTACCATCCGCGCTGACTTCGCCGTTTCCATCGACGAGAACGCTGTCCACGGTTCCGACTCGGAAGCTTCGGCTGCCCGCGAAATCGCTTACTTCTTCTCCGCTACCGAGCTGTGCGACCGCATTCGCTAA
- the iscA gene encoding iron-sulfur cluster assembly protein IscA, with the protein MAISMTEAAANHVRRSLEGRGKGEGIRLGVRTTGCSGLAYVLEFVDELAAEDQVFENHGVKVIIDPKSLVYLDGTELDFVKEGLNEGFKFNNPNVRGECGCGESFNV; encoded by the coding sequence ATGGCTATCAGCATGACAGAAGCCGCCGCCAACCACGTGCGGCGTTCCCTCGAAGGGCGCGGCAAAGGCGAGGGCATCCGCCTGGGCGTGCGCACCACCGGCTGCTCGGGCCTGGCCTACGTGCTGGAGTTCGTCGATGAACTGGCCGCCGAAGACCAAGTGTTCGAGAACCATGGCGTGAAGGTCATCATTGACCCGAAGAGCCTGGTGTACCTCGATGGCACCGAGCTGGACTTCGTCAAGGAAGGGTTGAACGAAGGCTTCAAGTTCAACAACCCCAACGTGCGCGGTGAGTGTGGCTGCGGCGAAAGCTTCAATGTCTGA
- the ispG gene encoding flavodoxin-dependent (E)-4-hydroxy-3-methylbut-2-enyl-diphosphate synthase, with the protein MHGESPIKRRESRKIWVGNVPVGGDAPIAVQSMTNTDTNDVAATVAQIQRLVDAGVDIVRVSVPDMDAAEAFGRIKQHVSVPLVADIHFDYRIALRVAELGVDCLRINPGNIGREDRVRAVVDAARDRGIPIRIGVNAGSLEKDLQKKYGEPTPAALVESALRHVEHLDRLDFQDFKVSVKASDVFMAVEAYRLLAKQIVQPLHLGITEAGGLRSGTVKSAVGLGMLLAEGIGDTIRISLAADPVEEVKVGYDILKSLHLRSRGINFIACPSCSRQNFDVVKTMNELEGRLEDLLVPLDVAVIGCVVNGPGEAKESHVGLTGGTPNLVYIDGKPSQKLTNDNLVDELEKLIRQKAAEKAEADAALIARG; encoded by the coding sequence ATGCACGGCGAATCTCCGATCAAACGTCGCGAATCCCGGAAGATCTGGGTCGGCAATGTCCCGGTGGGTGGCGATGCCCCCATCGCGGTGCAGAGCATGACCAACACCGATACCAATGACGTCGCCGCCACCGTCGCGCAGATCCAGCGCCTGGTCGATGCCGGCGTCGATATCGTCCGTGTATCGGTACCGGACATGGACGCCGCCGAGGCGTTCGGTAGAATCAAGCAGCATGTCAGCGTGCCGCTGGTCGCCGACATCCACTTCGACTACCGCATCGCGTTGCGCGTGGCCGAACTGGGCGTCGACTGCCTGCGCATCAACCCGGGCAATATCGGCCGTGAGGACCGTGTGCGTGCGGTAGTCGACGCTGCCCGTGACCGCGGCATCCCGATCCGCATCGGCGTCAACGCCGGTTCGCTGGAAAAGGACCTGCAGAAGAAATACGGCGAACCGACCCCAGCAGCGCTGGTCGAGTCGGCACTGCGTCATGTGGAGCACCTGGATCGTCTGGATTTCCAGGACTTCAAGGTCAGCGTCAAGGCGTCCGATGTGTTCATGGCCGTGGAAGCCTATCGCCTGCTGGCCAAGCAGATCGTCCAGCCCCTGCACCTGGGCATCACCGAAGCTGGTGGCCTGCGTTCGGGGACGGTGAAATCCGCCGTCGGCCTCGGTATGCTGCTGGCCGAAGGCATTGGCGATACCATTCGCATTTCCCTGGCCGCCGATCCGGTCGAGGAAGTGAAGGTCGGCTATGACATCCTCAAGTCGCTGCACCTGCGTTCACGTGGCATCAACTTCATCGCCTGCCCGAGCTGCTCGCGGCAGAACTTCGATGTGGTCAAGACCATGAACGAGCTGGAGGGGCGCCTGGAAGACCTGCTGGTACCGCTGGACGTGGCCGTGATCGGCTGCGTGGTCAACGGCCCAGGCGAAGCCAAGGAGTCCCACGTGGGGCTGACCGGCGGTACGCCGAACCTGGTCTACATCGACGGCAAACCATCGCAGAAGCTGACCAATGACAACCTGGTCGATGAGCTGGAAAAACTCATCCGCCAGAAAGCGGCCGAAAAGGCCGAGGCCGACGCGGCGCTCATCGCCCGCGGCTGA
- the iscU gene encoding Fe-S cluster assembly scaffold IscU, translating into MAYSEKVIDHYENPRNVGKMNADDPDVGTGMVGAPACGDVMRLQIKVNEQGVIEDAKFKTYGCGSAIASSSLATEWMKGKTLDEAETIKNTQLAEELALPPVKIHCSVLAEDAIKAAVRDYKQKKGLL; encoded by the coding sequence ATGGCATACAGTGAAAAGGTCATCGACCACTACGAAAACCCACGCAACGTCGGCAAGATGAACGCCGATGATCCTGATGTCGGTACCGGTATGGTCGGCGCGCCGGCCTGCGGTGACGTCATGCGTCTGCAGATCAAGGTCAACGAGCAGGGTGTCATCGAAGACGCCAAGTTCAAGACCTACGGCTGCGGTTCGGCCATCGCCTCCAGCTCCCTGGCCACCGAGTGGATGAAGGGCAAGACCCTGGACGAAGCCGAGACCATCAAGAATACCCAGCTGGCCGAAGAACTGGCGTTGCCGCCGGTGAAGATCCACTGCTCCGTGCTCGCCGAGGACGCCATCAAGGCGGCCGTGCGCGATTACAAGCAGAAGAAAGGCTTGCTCTAA
- the hisS gene encoding histidine--tRNA ligase, which produces MSKSLQAIRGMNDILPDQSPLWRYFEGTVAGLLDTYGYSQIRTPIVEFTELFKRSIGEVTDIVEKEMYTFEDRNGDSLTLRPEGTAACVRAVLEHGITGNGQVQKLWYVGQMFRHERPQKGRYRQFHQIGVEVFNLEGPDVDAELIMLTWRLWGLLGIQDAVKLELNSLGTSEARARYRDALVEFLSARLEQLDEDSQRRLKSNPLRILDSKDQGTQAVLVGAPKLEDYLDEESRVHFEGLKARLDAAGIPFVINTKLVRGLDYYSKTVFEWVTDKLGAQGTVCAGGRYDGLVEQMGGKPTPGVGFAMGIERLILLLETLGKVPESISRQIDVYLCAFGEQAELAGLRLSEGLRDRLPGLRLAVNAGGGSFKSQFKKADKSGALFALILGDDELAQQVIGFKPLRGQGEQQNIAWDALAEHLQAAVAQA; this is translated from the coding sequence GTGAGCAAATCGCTGCAAGCCATCCGTGGCATGAACGACATCCTGCCCGACCAGTCGCCCCTGTGGCGCTACTTCGAGGGTACCGTGGCCGGCCTGCTGGACACCTATGGCTACAGCCAGATCCGCACGCCGATCGTCGAGTTCACCGAGCTGTTCAAGCGCTCGATCGGTGAAGTCACCGATATCGTCGAAAAAGAGATGTACACCTTCGAGGACCGTAACGGCGACTCGCTTACCCTGCGCCCTGAAGGCACCGCCGCCTGCGTACGCGCCGTGCTTGAGCACGGCATCACCGGCAACGGCCAGGTGCAGAAGCTGTGGTACGTCGGTCAGATGTTCCGCCACGAGCGTCCGCAAAAGGGCCGCTACCGCCAGTTCCACCAGATCGGTGTCGAGGTGTTCAACCTCGAAGGTCCGGACGTCGATGCCGAACTGATCATGCTGACCTGGCGTCTGTGGGGCCTGTTGGGTATCCAGGACGCGGTCAAGCTGGAGCTCAACAGCCTCGGCACAAGCGAGGCCCGCGCACGCTACCGCGATGCGCTGGTCGAGTTCCTGTCGGCACGTCTCGAGCAATTGGACGAAGACAGCCAGCGTCGCCTCAAGAGCAACCCGCTGCGCATCCTCGACAGCAAAGACCAAGGTACCCAGGCGGTACTGGTCGGCGCGCCGAAGCTCGAAGACTACCTGGACGAAGAGTCCCGCGTGCATTTCGAGGGGCTCAAGGCTCGCCTGGATGCTGCCGGCATTCCGTTCGTGATCAATACCAAGCTGGTCCGCGGCCTGGACTACTACAGCAAGACCGTGTTCGAGTGGGTCACCGACAAGCTCGGCGCCCAAGGCACCGTCTGTGCCGGTGGCCGCTACGATGGCCTGGTCGAGCAGATGGGCGGCAAGCCGACCCCGGGCGTTGGTTTCGCCATGGGCATCGAGCGCCTGATCCTGCTGCTGGAGACCCTGGGCAAGGTGCCCGAGTCCATCAGCCGTCAGATCGACGTTTACCTGTGCGCCTTCGGCGAGCAGGCGGAGCTGGCCGGTCTGCGCCTGTCCGAGGGCCTGCGCGATCGCCTGCCGGGCCTGCGCCTGGCGGTCAATGCCGGTGGCGGCAGTTTCAAGAGCCAGTTCAAGAAGGCCGACAAGAGCGGGGCGCTGTTTGCCCTGATCCTCGGTGATGACGAGCTGGCGCAGCAAGTGATTGGATTCAAGCCCCTGCGTGGCCAGGGCGAACAACAGAACATTGCCTGGGATGCTCTGGCCGAGCACCTGCAAGCCGCTGTCGCGCAGGCGTGA
- the pilW gene encoding type IV pilus biogenesis/stability protein PilW, producing the protein MTLRAALSILSLSLLVGCVSGGSGDPLASRQGREEAGRAYVQLGLGYLQQGLTGQAKAPLVRALALNGNDADAHAALALVFQAEGEPALAEAHFNKALAARPGDTRIRNNYGSFLYAQGQFAKAEQMFRQAAADTLYPERSRVYENLGLVALKLERRDQAHEYLAKALQLNPRQPKALLEMAELSYENRHYVPSRDYYDRFSQLNDPSARSLLLGSRLAQAFDEPGTAAELGQQLQRLYPGTPEYQQYLSEQR; encoded by the coding sequence ATGACCTTGCGCGCCGCGCTGTCGATCCTGTCGCTTTCGCTGCTGGTTGGTTGCGTTTCCGGTGGGTCGGGTGACCCTCTGGCCAGTCGCCAGGGTCGCGAGGAAGCCGGGCGGGCCTACGTACAATTGGGCTTGGGGTATTTGCAACAGGGTTTGACCGGCCAGGCCAAGGCACCTTTGGTGCGGGCCTTGGCGCTCAATGGCAACGACGCCGATGCTCACGCAGCCCTGGCGCTGGTATTCCAGGCCGAAGGCGAGCCGGCCCTGGCCGAAGCGCATTTCAACAAGGCCCTGGCGGCGCGCCCGGGGGATACCCGGATTCGCAACAATTACGGCAGTTTCCTTTATGCTCAGGGGCAATTTGCCAAGGCCGAGCAGATGTTTCGCCAAGCCGCCGCCGATACCCTGTATCCTGAGCGCTCTCGGGTCTACGAGAATCTGGGGCTGGTCGCCCTGAAACTCGAGCGTCGGGATCAGGCGCATGAATACTTGGCCAAGGCCCTGCAACTCAATCCGCGGCAACCGAAGGCGTTGCTCGAAATGGCTGAGTTGTCCTACGAAAACAGGCATTATGTGCCGTCCCGGGACTACTACGATCGTTTCAGCCAACTGAACGACCCGAGCGCCCGTAGCTTGTTGCTGGGCAGCCGCCTTGCCCAGGCATTCGACGAGCCAGGCACTGCGGCCGAACTGGGCCAGCAATTACAACGACTTTATCCCGGTACGCCGGAATATCAGCAATACCTGTCGGAGCAACGATGA
- the rlmN gene encoding 23S rRNA (adenine(2503)-C(2))-methyltransferase RlmN — protein sequence MSDMTGKINLLGLTLQEMEKFFESIGEKRFRAGQVMKWIHHFGVDDFAAMTNVGKALREKLEAVAEIRAPEVVSEDISADGTRKWVVRVASGSCVETVYIPTDDRGTLCVSSQAGCALDCSFCSTGKQGFNSNLTAAEVIGQVWLANKSFGTVPAKIDRAITNVVMMGMGEPLLNFDNVIAAMKIMMDDLGYGISKRRVTLSTSGVVPMIDELAKHIDVSLALSLHAPNDELRNQLVPINKKYPLKMLLESCMGYMSTLGGKRVLTIEYTLLKDVNDQPEHAAQMIELLRDVPCKINLIPFNPFPHSGYERPSNNAIRRFQDLLHHGGFNVTTRTTRGEDIDAACGQLVGQVMDRTRRSERYIAVRQLSADAERQDTAPRH from the coding sequence ATGAGTGACATGACTGGCAAGATCAACCTGTTGGGCCTGACCCTCCAGGAAATGGAAAAATTCTTCGAGTCCATCGGAGAGAAGCGTTTTCGTGCCGGTCAGGTCATGAAATGGATTCACCACTTTGGCGTCGATGATTTCGCTGCCATGACCAATGTCGGCAAGGCCTTGCGCGAAAAGCTCGAGGCCGTTGCCGAGATTCGGGCGCCTGAAGTGGTCAGTGAAGACATTTCTGCCGACGGCACCCGCAAATGGGTGGTCCGCGTTGCCTCCGGCAGCTGCGTCGAGACCGTCTACATCCCCACCGATGACCGCGGCACCCTCTGCGTTTCGTCGCAAGCCGGCTGCGCCCTGGATTGCAGTTTCTGCTCCACCGGCAAGCAAGGCTTCAACAGCAACCTCACCGCCGCCGAAGTGATCGGTCAGGTGTGGCTTGCCAACAAATCCTTCGGTACCGTCCCGGCCAAGATCGACCGCGCCATCACCAACGTGGTCATGATGGGCATGGGCGAACCGCTTTTGAATTTCGACAATGTCATCGCCGCCATGAAGATCATGATGGATGATCTGGGTTATGGCATTTCCAAGCGCCGCGTCACGCTGTCCACCTCGGGCGTGGTGCCGATGATCGATGAGCTGGCCAAGCACATCGACGTATCCCTCGCGCTGTCGCTGCACGCGCCCAACGACGAGCTGCGTAACCAACTGGTGCCGATCAACAAGAAGTACCCGCTGAAGATGCTGCTGGAGTCGTGCATGGGCTACATGTCGACACTGGGCGGCAAGCGCGTACTCACCATCGAGTACACCTTGCTCAAGGACGTCAACGACCAGCCCGAGCATGCAGCCCAGATGATCGAGCTGCTGCGCGATGTGCCGTGCAAGATCAACCTGATCCCGTTCAACCCGTTCCCTCATTCGGGTTATGAGCGGCCGAGCAACAATGCCATCCGCCGCTTCCAGGATCTGCTGCATCATGGTGGCTTCAACGTCACCACCCGCACCACTCGCGGCGAAGACATCGATGCAGCCTGTGGTCAGTTGGTCGGCCAGGTCATGGACCGCACCCGCCGTAGCGAGCGCTACATCGCCGTGCGCCAGTTGAGCGCCGACGCAGAGCGCCAAGACACCGCCCCGCGCCACTGA
- the hscA gene encoding Fe-S protein assembly chaperone HscA, protein MALLQIAEPGQSPQPHQRRLAVGIDLGTTNSLVAAVRSGRSEPLPDAQGNVILPSAVRYLEGRSEVGLAAREAASSDPLNTILSVKRLMGRGLADVKQLGEQLPYRFVGGESHMPFIDTVQGPKSPVEVSADILKVLRQRAEETLGGELVGAVITVPAYFDDAQRQATKDAARLAGLSVLRLLNEPTAAAVAYGLDQNAEGVVAIYDLGGGTFDISILRLTGGVFEVLATGGDTALGGDDFDHAIAGWIIEQAGLSSDLDPSAQRQLLQAACAAKEALTDADVVSVRHGDWQGELSRAGFDALIEPMIARSLKACRRAVRDSGIELEEVGAVVMVGGSTRVPRVREAVGGLFGRTPLTSIDPDQVVAIGAAIQADTLAGNRREGGELLLLDVIPLSLGLETMGGLMEKVIPRNTTIPVARAQEFTTYKDGQSAMMIHVLQGERELISDCRSLARFELRGIPAMVAGAAKIRVTFQVDADGLLSVSARELGSGVESSIQVKPSYGLTDGEIARMLKDSFEHAGSDKQARQLREHQVDGERLLEAVQGALDADGDRLLSSEEREAIEYQMQELRDLLSGTDGAAIEQQTKRLSQVTDAFAARRLDSTVKAALAGRNLNEIEE, encoded by the coding sequence ATGGCCCTACTGCAGATCGCCGAACCCGGTCAAAGCCCTCAGCCGCACCAGCGTCGCCTGGCGGTGGGGATTGACCTGGGCACCACCAACTCCCTCGTCGCTGCCGTGCGCAGTGGTCGCAGCGAGCCCCTGCCTGATGCGCAGGGCAATGTCATTTTGCCGTCCGCGGTGCGCTACCTCGAAGGTCGCAGCGAAGTCGGCCTGGCTGCGCGCGAAGCGGCCTCAAGCGACCCGCTCAACACTATTCTGTCGGTCAAGCGCCTGATGGGGCGCGGCCTGGCTGATGTCAAGCAATTGGGTGAACAGCTGCCGTACCGTTTTGTCGGCGGCGAGTCGCATATGCCGTTCATCGACACGGTCCAGGGGCCCAAGAGCCCGGTGGAGGTGTCTGCCGACATTCTCAAGGTATTGCGCCAGCGCGCCGAGGAAACCCTCGGAGGCGAGCTGGTGGGCGCGGTGATCACCGTCCCGGCCTATTTCGACGATGCCCAGCGCCAGGCCACCAAGGATGCTGCTCGTCTGGCTGGCCTGAGCGTGCTGCGCCTGCTCAACGAGCCGACCGCCGCTGCCGTTGCCTATGGGTTGGACCAAAACGCCGAGGGCGTGGTGGCGATCTATGACCTGGGCGGCGGCACTTTCGATATTTCCATCCTGCGCCTGACCGGCGGTGTCTTCGAAGTGCTGGCCACCGGCGGCGACACCGCCCTGGGCGGTGACGATTTCGACCATGCGATCGCCGGCTGGATCATCGAGCAGGCGGGCCTGTCTTCCGATCTCGATCCGTCCGCCCAGCGCCAGCTGTTGCAGGCTGCCTGTGCCGCCAAGGAAGCCCTGACCGACGCCGATGTCGTCAGCGTGCGTCATGGTGATTGGCAGGGTGAATTGAGCCGTGCTGGGTTCGACGCACTGATCGAGCCGATGATCGCCCGTAGCCTCAAAGCTTGCCGCCGCGCTGTGCGCGACAGCGGCATTGAGCTGGAGGAGGTCGGTGCGGTGGTGATGGTTGGTGGCTCGACCCGCGTTCCCCGTGTGCGCGAGGCCGTCGGGGGCTTGTTCGGCCGTACTCCACTGACATCCATCGACCCGGACCAGGTGGTTGCCATCGGTGCTGCCATCCAGGCCGACACCTTGGCCGGCAACCGCCGCGAAGGTGGCGAATTGCTGCTGCTGGACGTCATCCCGCTGTCCCTGGGCCTTGAGACCATGGGCGGCTTGATGGAAAAGGTGATTCCGCGCAACACGACCATTCCGGTGGCCCGCGCGCAGGAGTTCACCACCTACAAGGATGGCCAGTCGGCCATGATGATCCACGTGTTGCAGGGCGAACGCGAGCTGATCAGCGATTGCCGTTCGCTGGCGCGCTTCGAGCTGCGCGGCATCCCGGCCATGGTCGCTGGCGCGGCGAAGATCCGCGTTACCTTCCAGGTGGATGCCGATGGTTTGCTCAGCGTCTCGGCCCGTGAACTGGGCTCTGGCGTGGAATCCAGTATCCAGGTCAAACCGTCCTACGGACTGACCGATGGCGAGATTGCCCGCATGCTCAAGGACTCCTTCGAACATGCAGGCTCCGACAAGCAGGCGCGCCAGTTGCGCGAGCACCAGGTCGACGGCGAACGCCTGCTCGAAGCGGTGCAGGGTGCCCTGGATGCCGACGGTGATCGACTGCTCAGCAGCGAAGAGCGCGAAGCGATCGAGTACCAGATGCAAGAATTGCGTGATTTGCTCAGCGGCACCGATGGCGCGGCCATCGAGCAGCAGACCAAGCGTCTGTCGCAGGTGACCGATGCATTTGCCGCCCGTCGCCTTGATTCGACGGTCAAAGCCGCACTGGCCGGGCGCAACCTGAATGAGATCGAGGAGTAA